In one window of Candidatus Methylomirabilota bacterium DNA:
- a CDS encoding AAA family ATPase, translated as MNESLTPGQIVAELDRYIVGQERAKRAVAVALRNRWRRQNLPPELRDEVAPKNIIMIGPTGVGKTEIARRLAKLAQAPFVKVEASKYTEVGYVGRDVESMIRDLTELSVKMVKDELMAGVRERAEHLAEDRVLDLLLPRRSTEAYSSGSLEEIGPDASRDATREKLRAQLRDGRLDDRMVELETQAQAVPMVEVLSGQGMEQMGIDLKEMLSNIMPSRTKRRRVRIS; from the coding sequence GTGAACGAGAGCCTGACGCCCGGCCAGATCGTCGCCGAGCTGGACCGCTACATCGTCGGTCAGGAGCGGGCCAAGCGTGCTGTCGCCGTCGCCCTCCGCAACCGGTGGCGCCGCCAGAACCTGCCGCCGGAGCTGCGCGACGAGGTGGCGCCGAAGAACATCATCATGATCGGTCCCACCGGCGTCGGCAAGACCGAGATCGCGCGCCGCCTGGCCAAGCTGGCCCAGGCGCCGTTCGTCAAGGTCGAAGCGTCGAAATACACCGAGGTCGGCTACGTCGGCCGCGACGTGGAGTCGATGATCCGCGACCTCACCGAGCTCTCCGTGAAGATGGTGAAGGACGAGCTGATGGCCGGAGTTCGCGAGCGCGCGGAGCATCTCGCTGAGGATCGCGTCCTCGACCTGCTCCTCCCGCGGCGGTCCACGGAGGCATATTCGAGCGGGTCGCTCGAGGAGATCGGCCCCGACGCGTCGCGGGACGCCACACGCGAGAAACTCCGGGCGCAGCTCCGCGACGGCCGTCTCGACGATCGGATGGTGGAGCTCGAGACGCAGGCGCAAGCGGTGCCGATGGTGGAGGTGCTGTCGGGCCAGGGTATGGAGCAGATGGGCATCGACCTCAAGGAGATGTTGTCGAACATCATGCCGTCGCGCACGAAGCGCCGCCGCGTCCGCATCAGC